One genomic segment of Sorex araneus isolate mSorAra2 chromosome X, mSorAra2.pri, whole genome shotgun sequence includes these proteins:
- the PCBP1 gene encoding poly(rC)-binding protein 1: MDAGVTESGLNVTLTIRLLMHGKEVGSIIGKKGESVKRIREESGARINISEGNCPERIITLTGPTNAIFKAFAMIIDKLEEDINSSMTNSTAASRPPVTLRLVVPATQCGSLIGKGGCKIKEIRESTGAQVQVAGDMLPNSTERAITIAGVPQSVTECVKQICLVMLETLSQSPQGRVMTIPYQPMPASSPVICAGGQDRCSDAAGYPHATHDLEGPPLDAYSIQGQHTISPLDLAKLNQVARQQSHFAMMHGGTGFAGIDSSSPEVKGYWASLDASTQTTHELTIPNNLIGCIIGRQGANINEIRQMSGAQIKIANPVEGSSGRQVTITGSAASISLAQYLINARLSSEKGMGCS; the protein is encoded by the coding sequence ATGGATGCCGGTGTGACTGAAAGTGGACTAAATGTGACTCTCACCATTCGGCTGCTGATGCACGGAAAGGAAGTGGgaagcatcattgggaagaaagGGGAGTCGGTTAAGAGGATCCGCGAGGAGAGTGGCGCGCGGATCAACATCTCGGAGGGGAATTGCCCGGAGAGAATCATCACTCTGACCGGCCCCACCAATGCCATCTTTAAGGCCTTCGCGATGATCATCGACAAGCTGGAGGAAGATATCAACAGCTCCATGACCAACAGCACGGCGGCCAGCCGGCCCCCGGTCACCCTGAGGCTCGTGGTGCCGGCCACCCAGTGCGGCTCCCTGATCGGGAAAGGCGGCTGTAAGATCAAAGAGATCCGCGAGAGCACGGGCGCCCAGGTGCAGGTGGCGGGGGATATGCTGCCCAACTCCACCGAGCGGGCCATCACCATCGCGGGCGTGCCGCAGTCGGTCACCGAGTGTGTCAAGCAGATCTGCCTGGTCATGCTGGAGACGCTCTCGCAGTCTCCGCAGGGGCGAGTCATGACCATTCCGTACCAGCCCATGCCGGCCAGCTCGCCGGTCATCTGCGCGGGCGGCCAAGATCGCTGCAGCGACGCGGCGGGCTACCCCCACGCCACCCACGACCTGGAGGGACCCCCGCTAGACGCCTACTCGATTCAAGGACAACACACCATTTCGCCGCTCGATCTGGCCAAGCTGAACCAGGTGGCAAGACAACAGTCTCACTTTGCCATGATGCACGGCGGGACCGGATTCGCCGGAATTGACTCCAGCTCTCCAGAGGTGAAAGGCTATTGGGCAAGTTTGGATGCATCCACTCAAACCACCCATGAACTCACCATTCCAAATAACTTAATTGGCTGCATCATCGGGCGCCAGGGCGCCAACATCAATGAGATCCGCCAGATGTCGGGGGCCCAGATCAAAATTGCCAACCCAGTGGAAGGCTCTTCTGGTAGGCAGGTTACTATCACTGGTTCGGCTGCCAGTATTAGTCTGGCCCAGTATCTAATCAATGCCAGGCTTTCCTCTGAGAAGGGCATGGGGTGCAGCTAG